The region GCCAGATTCTGTTTCCAGGAGCACAGTGTGTCATGCAGCTGCTGCCACTGCTGCTTGCCAAAGGTGCGGTGTGTGCTGTGGCTACAGGAAAGAGAGTCAGAAACCGATCACGTCAGTCTGGGCTCCAGACACAACCATaagtctatttgtatgtttttaaattagtctgaaatagaaaaaaaggtAATGCCTTACCTCACCACAACCTTCCGCTGTGTCTGGTCAATCTTGCAATAGACCATTTTGGTCCGAACAGCTAGAAATTCACATGAAGACACAGTAAGTATGTTTGTGTGGTTGTACAGAAACATGGACGCAAAGCTTCTTTAACATTCTATTTATGTACACCGTTGAGCTTAGGATTTACTTTATTGTCCCAGTCAGAGGAATTGGTGTTGGACATAAATGACCACATGCAGACAGTGACAAAACAGTTACTCTTCAAATACACTGAGCTGAAATAGTCTGCAAAGGTAGAGCAGAGCCGTACCGTCAATGACGAAGGCCTCCACATCTTCAGCACCGATCTGCAGCTCCTGCTGCATGGTGTCGAACGAGATCTCCTTCATCTCTACTGCCATGCCCATGAACGTCAACAGCCTCATTTTTGCCATGTTCTGCTCATGAGACAAACCTGAACACACAACATGAAGCATTCGGTATTTAATTTGAGCTTCAATGCAACATTACGCCACTGGACTGTGctttaaataagtaaaatgcttCTAACACAAGCTTGCtttattttttctattctattttcattttattatatatatatatatatatatacacacacacacacatatataaaataaaaataaaaaccttgctaGACTTATTaggactgcacaattaatcgaatttctaatcgtgattacaattatggatgccacaattacgtaatcgtttaaagtccacttatgttattctgcatgcttaagatgttttttctttctacatgttatcgtgggtttttcccattatttaaattttagttttagtataactttatatcattaaatatttttactttttttttttataatttaaagaaaaaaacaatccgatgcatagttgacatttgaggcttaatactacaGAAAAGCACCAAAAGAATTAcagttttcagcttgtttatttgcATAATAAAATACAGCATGTAGTTGCATCAAACAACGATATaaacattcaatgtaaattgtggtAACCAATTaataattgcaattacaatttcaagggaataatcgacaattatgatttttgttataatcgtgcagccctacttgttACAGCGCTTGCACATCACTGTCCTTTTGTtcgttttgattgcttctattgtcttcatttgtaagttgcttggataaaagcttctgctaaatgactaaatgtaaaaaaaaatatatgtattttttattggcaATTACTTCAGGCTATCAATAGTcataataattatcaatattttgTTGTTCCTGTTTCAATGAGATAATATGCAAAAATTCTAATGGGAAAGATACGCTGAAAAATTGGGATGGGAAAAAcactagctatgtttccatccaaagatctgaattaaacttattaaattaaactcatccaatgagtcaaagagaacaaaatgcgCATGGAGGAATATATTCGGGAAATGGGTTTCAAtaatttatgcacattttttctTATTGGATAATAAGTTTATCCTACTCCAATATGCACATAggtttttttatgtgcatttttagaatttatgcaCATCAAACACAGCTACTGTTACGCTCTATTAAGATGTTATTGGATGTAGGTGAAGAAAATGCTGACAGACTACAAATATTCACCGTTTCACCCTCTCAACAGAAAATCTGTTTACATTAATTATAAAATCATCAAACGAGAAGGTGATTGAGCCGTTCTCTTCTGGGTTCAAAGGTTAGATCAACACTTGATCAGGACTGGTCTGAGCTGGCTGTCGCTGCTCAATGGCAGGGAGGATCCTGCTCTAATTAACGTTTGTCTTTTAAAAGAGCCAGAACTGCTGAGACTCAAATTCCAGCGGCCCAGTGACACCACAGATAACAAACACGTGTGAGAGCCAGTGCCGAACACATTACTGcacttaaaaacaaatacaagatGAGCAATGCATAGAGGCCAGTTTTCAATATGGAGCAACACTCATCATTGCTAATGCACGGTAGCTTTAAAAGTGAGTTATATTAGATTAaccacagtataaaacaaatgcctttttcttttatgcaaatgaaaaatgaaaataacaaaataaaattatatgaagaaataaatgtaacaaaatatataatgtgaccctggaccaggaaaccagtcataagggtcagcttgatgtaaattgagatttatacatttacatagaTCTATACATCCCATGAAacctgaataaatcatctttacattgatatatggtttgttaggatagcaCAATATTAGGCTGAGATACAACCatttgaaaatctgagggtgaaaatctaaatattgagaacatcgcctttaaagttgtccagattaagttcttagcaaatgcatattactaatcaaaattaagttttgatatatttacagtaggaaaaaatctttacttaatatcctaatgatttttggcataaaaggaaaaaaaaagataattttgaccaatacaatgtattgttggctattgctacaaatataccccagagacttaagactggttttgtgctccagggtcacatatgaataaataatgtataatgttGTTTGGTGTTTTAACACCATGCGAGCATCCTTGGCTATTTGAAATGGTATAAAAGTGCCATTTAAAAACTAGTATAAGGTTTTTGCAGTTTGAGATAGAAACTCTAAAATTAATATGGAGTCCATAGTTAAATATCTCTTCAAAAGTGTTTGCTGAGTAATAGAAGTTCCTTAGAGAATTTAACCAgcacaataataaaacataagaCATACTGAACTCAATCGCGTAGAGCAATTGATAATAAGAactaaactaagcatttaaatgtgctataatatatatatatatatatatgcgctgtAATCATAATTAAGATAGCAGATAAACGGTCTTGAATTTTTTTCATTATGTaccaattaccgtattttccggactataagtcggacttttttttcatagtttggctggtcctgcgacttatagtcaggtgcgacttatttatcaaaattaatttgacatgaaccgagagaaatgaaccaagagaaaacattaccgtctacaccCACGAGAGGGTGCTCTGTGCTTTTGTAGTCTACCCCTgaaaacagagcgccctctcgcggctgtagacggtaatgttttctcttggtgcttggttcaaaataaatgtgacttatagtccagtgtgacttatatatgttttttttcctcgtcatgacatttttggactgatgcgacttacaattaggtgtgacttatagtcaaaAAAAATACGGTACTTATAAATGTAGtacaatccaaaacaaacaaaaaaaagattattttaaataatagaatttacactttgtgtgtgtactttgtgtttttgtttattagaGTGTCATGGTCAAGACTGAATCCTATAAAGATGTTCAGACTGTACTCACCGAGAGACTCAATGAAGTCTTTGTTGCTCTGGTAAAACTTGACATATGCAGCAAGCTTTGCACTGACAAAGATGGTCAGGAGCTGGAAGGAGAAAGAGGTGTTTTATTCACAGAGTTTCTGAAAACCATTCAAAGgctgtattcatttaaaaaataataagaataaatcgACATTTTCTTACATCGTGGATGAGTTCTCCCTCCAGGAAACGCACTGGTTTCAAAGCCAGGAGGTGGTCGAAGAGATAGGTGCTTGGGTCTTTCAGGGCACGGACGATGCACCTGGGAGAGCAGAATGGAAATTACTAACAAAGACAAAAGCAGATCTGACAGAGACCTGAGGAGAGAAGGTCATACCTGTGTGCATCCATTCGGGCTTGTGAAGCGTTGTCCTCTGTGTAACTGCCCAGTAACTCCACCATCACTTTAGCTGCAGCTTCACTGAAAGACACAAGAGTGCAAGGTCAAATAAAGAACAACCCCAAGCTGCCTGGACACAGCTGACCTGAAATCAAACGAGCACAAACCTCTTCTTGCAGTCGACCAGCGCGTCATACACCAGACGGAGCAGAGTGTGTTTCTTCTCTGTATCCAGATTCCAGTCTGTGATCCACTTGCGCACCTGCACAGAACACAAAAACCCAATCATGCTGGGAATATCCTTTCCTAATTACATGAATACTAAGAGAAACGTTTGAGGGTTGAAACTAATGTTGGCTATACAGTTTAATCTCACAAAGAAATGTTCAGATCACAAGCATATAGAAAGAGATCAGATAGAATCAGATATAGGGCCGGGACTTGGTTCtgtgcatcagttgttgattggatgtcCAGATATGGGCGTGGCACTCAAGAGGAAGATAaacatgcatttaagaaaaatgcaaCATATGCACAGATAAGGTGTTTACAATATGATCTAGAACATGCATTTGGAAAAAGCC is a window of Carassius carassius chromosome 23, fCarCar2.1, whole genome shotgun sequence DNA encoding:
- the eif3m gene encoding eukaryotic translation initiation factor 3 subunit M, translating into MSVPAFIDVTEEDQASELRAYLKSKGAEISEENSEGGLHVDLAQIIEACDVCLKDDDKDVESVMNSIVSLLLILETEKQEALIESLCEKLVKFREGERPSLRMQLLSNLFHGMDENTTVRHTVYCSLIKVAATCNAIAFIPTELDQVRKWITDWNLDTEKKHTLLRLVYDALVDCKKSEAAAKVMVELLGSYTEDNASQARMDAHRCIVRALKDPSTYLFDHLLALKPVRFLEGELIHDLLTIFVSAKLAAYVKFYQSNKDFIESLGLSHEQNMAKMRLLTFMGMAVEMKEISFDTMQQELQIGAEDVEAFVIDAVRTKMVYCKIDQTQRKVVVSHSTHRTFGKQQWQQLHDTLCSWKQNLASVKSSLQTLSPSA